One part of the Caproiciproducens sp. CPB-2 genome encodes these proteins:
- the ptsP gene encoding phosphoenolpyruvate--protein phosphotransferase → MKKGIGVSKGYAVGKAYVIDTDAALRFQKTAENPAAEADRLTKAMELSKKQIEEIVKKAREKLDAKNAEIIESHLNFIDDPALTGEAFHRIKQESVTAEQALSDVTRTLYDTFSAFEDGYMKERAADIKDVGSRILRNLTGQSGEINFAGLPAGTVLFAHDLKPSDTAQIDREKVSALVTETGGETSHTAILAKALDIPAVVGCRDILADVRGGDTVIVDGVSGEVLVRPDTALIKKYRALEKRFSQKKEDGKRTVGAKIRSGDGRQILVAANIGGIKDIEAALKNGAEGVGLFRTEFLYMNRTSMPTEEEQFRIYRQAAELLDGRPLTIRTLDIGGDKSLPYLPMDKESNPFLGLRAIRLCLRNPGLFQTQLRAILRASAFGNIQIMFPMISCMEELGRAKGALNTCKLQLEQEGVRFCPSIPTGMMIEIPSAALTAEEFAKQVDFFSIGTNDLTQYTLAADRMNESISDLYNPLHPAVLRLIRMTISAAHQSGIPCCLCGELASNERAVPLLLEYGLDEFSVSPGMIAETRSTLLRCIGT, encoded by the coding sequence ATGAAAAAAGGCATTGGAGTTTCCAAAGGCTACGCGGTGGGAAAAGCCTATGTCATCGACACGGACGCAGCTTTGCGCTTTCAGAAAACCGCGGAGAACCCCGCCGCGGAAGCAGACAGGCTGACAAAAGCAATGGAACTGTCCAAAAAACAGATTGAGGAGATTGTAAAAAAGGCCCGCGAAAAGCTGGACGCCAAAAACGCGGAAATTATCGAAAGCCATCTGAATTTTATAGACGACCCCGCGTTGACCGGGGAAGCTTTCCATAGAATAAAACAGGAATCCGTAACCGCCGAACAAGCCCTCTCCGACGTGACCCGGACTCTGTACGACACCTTTTCCGCATTTGAGGACGGCTATATGAAAGAGCGCGCCGCGGATATTAAAGACGTAGGTTCCAGAATTCTGCGCAATCTCACCGGGCAAAGCGGAGAAATCAATTTTGCGGGTCTGCCCGCCGGAACCGTTCTTTTCGCGCACGATCTGAAGCCCTCGGACACCGCGCAGATCGACAGGGAGAAAGTATCGGCACTGGTGACCGAAACGGGCGGGGAAACCTCCCACACAGCCATTCTCGCAAAAGCGCTGGATATTCCGGCGGTAGTCGGCTGCAGGGATATCCTCGCGGACGTCCGCGGCGGCGATACGGTCATTGTGGACGGCGTGTCGGGAGAAGTCCTGGTCCGCCCTGATACCGCATTAATCAAAAAGTACCGTGCGCTTGAAAAGCGGTTCAGCCAGAAAAAAGAGGACGGGAAACGCACGGTTGGAGCAAAAATCCGTTCCGGAGACGGAAGGCAGATTCTGGTCGCCGCAAATATCGGGGGAATCAAGGATATTGAGGCCGCGCTGAAAAACGGCGCGGAAGGCGTCGGGCTTTTCCGGACGGAATTTTTATACATGAACAGGACATCCATGCCCACCGAGGAAGAGCAGTTCCGGATTTACAGGCAAGCGGCCGAGCTGCTGGACGGCAGGCCCCTTACGATCCGCACGCTTGATATCGGAGGGGACAAAAGCCTCCCGTATCTTCCGATGGACAAGGAAAGCAATCCTTTTCTCGGACTGAGGGCAATCCGGCTCTGCCTTCGAAATCCGGGGCTGTTTCAGACACAGCTCAGGGCAATTTTAAGGGCGTCCGCATTCGGCAATATTCAAATCATGTTCCCTATGATCAGCTGCATGGAAGAGCTGGGCCGCGCGAAAGGCGCCCTGAACACCTGCAAATTACAGCTGGAGCAGGAGGGCGTCCGTTTTTGTCCTTCCATTCCGACCGGAATGATGATAGAGATTCCGTCCGCCGCGCTGACTGCGGAGGAATTTGCAAAACAGGTCGACTTTTTCAGCATCGGGACCAATGATCTTACGCAGTATACGCTGGCGGCGGACAGGATGAACGAAAGTATTTCCGATTTATACAATCCGCTGCATCCGGCTGTTTTGCGCCTGATCCGGATGACGATTTCCGCCGCGCATCAATCCGGGATTCCCTGCTGCCTGTGCGGCGAGCTGGCATCCAACGAGCGGGCGGTCCCCCTGCTGCTGGAATACGGGCTGGATGAATTTTCCGTAAGTCCGGGAATGATCGCCGAAACCAGAAGCACGCTGCTTCGATGCATCGGTACATAA
- a CDS encoding HPr family phosphocarrier protein — protein sequence MTSQTVQISNKVGLHARPASMLVTAAGRYDSEIIIKNGSRSAVAKSMISLLALQAKMNDIVTIQADGKDEKKAVAELTQLIQSKFGED from the coding sequence ATGACGTCACAGACAGTACAGATATCCAACAAGGTCGGATTGCATGCCCGTCCGGCCTCCATGCTGGTTACGGCCGCCGGAAGATATGATTCCGAGATCATCATCAAAAACGGGTCCCGCTCGGCAGTCGCGAAATCCATGATCAGCCTGCTCGCCCTGCAGGCAAAGATGAATGATATCGTTACGATCCAGGCGGACGGAAAAGATGAAAAAAAAGCGGTCGCGGAGCTGACTCAACTGATTCAATCAAAATTCGGAGAAGACTAA
- a CDS encoding sigma 54-interacting transcriptional regulator: MKRIEIVRKKLTELSGERGVTAGDLAESLGLSRANVSSDLNRLCEEEKAEKSGSKPVYYRPAGVLPPQSAESALDAFVRENRSLYHCVEQAKAAVLYPPNGMHLLIFGETGVGKSMFAELIYQYAREKECVGRDAPFIVFNCADYANNPQLLVSQLMGTKKGAYTGADTDRPGLLEKADGGFLFLDEVHRLPPQGQEMLFTFIDRGVYRRLGEADLERRAKVLLLCATTEDPDSTLLKTFVRRIPMIIKIPSLSERSMEERLNLISGFFRKESMRLNKPISVSVNSMRSLLSYHCPNNVGQLRNDIQIICAKAYSDLVSGKKEDLRIVSFDLPSYIKEGLYLETTHRQIWNRFIGINKRYCVFDSGSKELLFRNNEDAENIYEMIDTRMQELKGIGADEEEISRQIDKEIHLYFEKYTELSSHPQDFSSITNLVGAEIVQTVDRILAHAEEKLERSFGNNIRYGMAVHIYNSVNRVKRGRRIVNPQLNVIRKEHDAEFTVALESLKLVDREFDITMPIDEAGFLAVFLCLDHPMAGERNERIQVIVIAHGVSTATSMAGAANRLLGMDCVAGIDASLDENPQKVYTGLKEYLLGRPRKSDLLLLVDMGSLTDFSTALENELGIHVKTIPLVSTLHVIEAGRKAALGYPLDYVYHETLSVNDLLSETDPLAPNKGQLPKLFILTVCTTGEGSAQVIKNILDSQLDYHNSLCETVALKLVEEESISSRLDSISRIGKILCVVSSFSIDLAVPHFDLADVFDRKAVPEIQSLIDTENTFEEIGRTLSNMLKNLNSKNIFNDIREVIQEIESRTQRRLLTDSLIGVLCHVGCLIDRLIGNITIEEFPDRDAYIKNNREIFEIIKASCGRLEQKFKVLIPDDEICYIASFFAAENCVSPA, from the coding sequence TTGAAGCGGATTGAGATCGTAAGAAAAAAATTGACCGAACTGTCCGGCGAACGGGGCGTGACTGCCGGGGACCTGGCGGAAAGCCTGGGGCTGTCCCGCGCCAACGTGAGCAGCGACCTGAACAGGCTCTGTGAAGAGGAAAAAGCGGAAAAATCCGGCTCGAAGCCCGTTTATTACAGGCCCGCCGGCGTTCTTCCCCCTCAAAGCGCCGAATCCGCACTTGACGCCTTTGTCCGCGAGAACAGGAGCCTTTACCATTGTGTGGAGCAGGCAAAGGCCGCCGTGCTGTATCCGCCGAATGGAATGCATCTTCTGATTTTCGGAGAAACCGGCGTGGGAAAATCCATGTTTGCGGAACTGATTTATCAATACGCACGCGAAAAAGAGTGTGTCGGCAGGGACGCCCCTTTTATTGTCTTCAACTGTGCGGACTATGCAAACAATCCTCAGCTTCTGGTCAGCCAGCTGATGGGAACGAAAAAAGGAGCGTATACGGGCGCGGATACGGACAGGCCCGGCCTGCTTGAAAAAGCCGACGGCGGGTTTCTGTTTTTGGATGAAGTTCACCGTCTGCCCCCGCAGGGACAGGAAATGCTGTTCACCTTCATCGACCGCGGTGTCTACCGCCGTCTGGGAGAGGCGGACCTGGAAAGGAGGGCGAAGGTTCTGCTCCTCTGCGCCACTACAGAGGACCCGGATTCCACCCTGCTGAAGACCTTTGTACGCAGAATCCCCATGATCATCAAGATCCCGAGTTTAAGTGAAAGAAGCATGGAAGAGCGGCTGAATCTGATCAGCGGCTTTTTCCGAAAGGAATCCATGAGGCTGAACAAGCCGATTTCCGTTTCCGTCAATTCCATGCGGTCGCTCCTGAGCTACCATTGCCCCAATAATGTAGGCCAGCTAAGAAACGACATTCAGATCATTTGCGCCAAAGCCTATTCCGACCTTGTATCCGGCAAAAAGGAGGACCTTCGCATTGTCAGCTTTGACCTGCCCTCCTATATCAAGGAAGGGCTGTACCTTGAAACCACGCACCGCCAGATCTGGAACCGCTTTATTGGAATCAACAAACGCTACTGCGTGTTTGACAGCGGTTCCAAAGAGCTTTTGTTCCGGAATAATGAAGACGCGGAAAACATCTATGAAATGATCGATACCCGGATGCAGGAGCTAAAGGGAATCGGCGCGGACGAAGAGGAAATCAGCCGTCAGATCGACAAGGAAATTCATCTTTACTTTGAGAAGTACACGGAGCTTTCCAGTCATCCGCAGGATTTTTCAAGCATCACCAATCTGGTGGGCGCGGAAATTGTACAGACCGTCGACAGGATTCTGGCTCATGCGGAAGAAAAGCTGGAGCGCAGTTTTGGAAACAATATCCGTTACGGAATGGCAGTACATATTTACAACTCCGTAAACCGCGTAAAAAGAGGACGCAGAATTGTGAATCCGCAGCTGAACGTGATTCGCAAGGAGCATGATGCGGAATTTACCGTCGCACTGGAAAGCCTGAAGCTGGTCGATCGGGAATTTGACATCACCATGCCGATCGATGAAGCCGGTTTTCTGGCTGTATTTCTCTGTCTGGACCATCCGATGGCCGGGGAAAGGAATGAACGGATACAGGTGATCGTGATCGCGCACGGCGTGTCAACCGCGACTTCCATGGCGGGCGCGGCGAACCGGCTGCTTGGGATGGACTGTGTGGCGGGAATAGACGCCTCCCTTGACGAAAACCCGCAGAAGGTCTATACCGGCCTGAAAGAATACCTGCTTGGAAGGCCCCGGAAGTCGGACCTTCTTTTGCTGGTGGATATGGGCTCCCTGACCGATTTTTCCACGGCGCTGGAAAACGAGCTCGGCATCCATGTAAAAACCATCCCTCTGGTCAGCACACTGCACGTGATTGAGGCCGGCCGCAAAGCCGCTTTGGGATATCCGCTGGACTATGTGTATCATGAAACGCTGTCCGTCAACGATCTGCTCAGCGAGACCGACCCGCTGGCTCCCAATAAGGGGCAATTGCCGAAACTGTTTATCCTTACCGTCTGTACGACCGGGGAGGGCAGCGCGCAGGTCATCAAAAACATCCTGGACAGCCAGCTGGACTACCACAATTCCCTTTGTGAAACGGTGGCCCTGAAGCTTGTGGAAGAAGAAAGCATTTCCTCCCGGCTGGACTCCATCAGCCGTATCGGGAAAATCCTCTGTGTTGTCAGCAGCTTTTCAATTGACCTCGCGGTGCCGCATTTCGACCTGGCGGATGTCTTCGACAGAAAGGCCGTACCGGAAATCCAGTCGCTCATCGATACGGAAAACACGTTTGAGGAAATCGGCCGCACACTTTCCAATATGCTGAAAAATCTCAACAGCAAAAACATTTTCAATGATATCCGGGAAGTGATTCAGGAAATAGAGTCCCGGACACAGCGCCGGCTGCTGACGGACTCGCTGATCGGGGTGCTGTGCCATGTCGGGTGCCTGATCGACCGTCTGATCGGGAATATCACCATCGAGGAATTTCCCGACAGGGATGCTTATATCAAAAACAACAGGGAAATTTTTGAGATCATAAAAGCCTCGTGCGGCAGGCTGGAGCAAAAATTCAAAGTCCTGATTCCCGACGACGAAATCTGTTATATCGCTTCCTTTTTCGCGGCGGAAAACTGTGTTTCACCGGCATAG
- a CDS encoding PTS lactose/cellobiose transporter subunit IIA: MDLESISMQLLVNSGDAKSLAMEAIASAKGGEIAKARESIEKAGHCLTEAHRFQTEIIQKEAAGEIEKVTVLLAHAQDHLMSAITVIDMAKEFIDLYQLVYSKQG, translated from the coding sequence ATGGACTTAGAATCAATTTCCATGCAGCTGCTGGTAAACAGCGGCGATGCCAAAAGTCTGGCGATGGAAGCAATCGCAAGCGCAAAAGGGGGCGAGATCGCAAAAGCGCGGGAGTCAATTGAAAAGGCGGGCCATTGCCTTACGGAAGCGCACCGTTTTCAAACGGAGATCATACAGAAAGAGGCGGCGGGAGAAATTGAAAAAGTGACGGTGCTCCTGGCCCATGCGCAGGATCATTTGATGAGCGCCATTACCGTGATCGACATGGCGAAAGAATTTATCGATTTATATCAGCTTGTTTACTCAAAGCAGGGCTGA
- a CDS encoding glycine/betaine/sarcosine/D-proline family reductase selenoprotein B encodes MIRVVQFLNQIQAGLGGEERMDIEPRAEQGAVGMGMLLRTMLMRKGADIVGTVICGDHYFLENREEAAVKLTELIRTFRADVVICGPALNHKRFGECCGYLAEVLENREKIPAFAAMAKESSGTELFRNRVYIIETPKVGGTGLNASLRRIADFAVKKSKGEPIGSPEEEGYFKRD; translated from the coding sequence ATGATCAGGGTGGTTCAGTTTTTAAACCAGATACAGGCGGGCCTTGGCGGAGAGGAAAGGATGGACATCGAACCCCGGGCGGAACAGGGCGCGGTGGGCATGGGAATGCTTTTGCGGACCATGCTCATGAGAAAAGGCGCGGATATCGTCGGAACGGTCATCTGCGGCGACCATTATTTTTTGGAAAACAGGGAAGAGGCCGCCGTAAAATTGACGGAGCTGATCCGCACATTCCGGGCGGACGTGGTGATCTGCGGGCCCGCCCTGAATCATAAGCGGTTCGGGGAATGCTGCGGATATCTTGCGGAGGTTCTGGAAAACCGGGAAAAAATCCCCGCTTTCGCCGCCATGGCAAAAGAGAGCTCGGGAACGGAGCTTTTCAGAAACCGGGTTTATATTATTGAGACGCCGAAGGTAGGCGGCACCGGCCTGAATGCTTCCCTGAGAAGAATTGCCGATTTTGCGGTGAAAAAGAGCAAAGGCGAGCCGATCGGTTCCCCTGAGGAGGAGGGATATTTTAAAAGAGACTGA
- a CDS encoding PTS sugar transporter subunit IIB, protein MKRILLFCSAGMSTSLLVTKMQKAAQEKGEDVVIDAFPEAEMAKHLDGADVVLLGPQIRFALARAKKLCSEKGIPVDVVNSMDYGMMDGEKVLQKALKMCENSNGGVLK, encoded by the coding sequence ATGAAGCGCATTCTTTTATTTTGTTCCGCCGGAATGTCTACCAGCCTGCTGGTCACAAAGATGCAGAAAGCGGCACAGGAAAAAGGGGAAGATGTGGTGATAGACGCTTTCCCCGAAGCGGAAATGGCAAAGCATCTGGACGGCGCGGACGTCGTTCTGCTGGGCCCGCAAATCCGGTTTGCGCTGGCCAGGGCTAAAAAATTATGCAGCGAAAAAGGGATACCGGTCGACGTGGTCAACAGCATGGACTACGGAATGATGGACGGCGAAAAGGTGCTGCAAAAAGCCCTTAAAATGTGTGAGAATTCAAACGGAGGTGTATTGAAATGA
- the celB gene encoding PTS cellobiose transporter subunit IIC, which translates to MSKKENVLEEKIMPVADKIANNRYLIAIRDGFMLAMPLLIIGAMSLLIEEFPITGYGDFMAGIFGKQWGDFFLVPYHASMAIMTIFVIVGISNSLAKHYQQDGLSCAVISLVSFFVLTPFVVSFTPEGSQTAYEVGSVIPMEWIGSKGLFVGMLSAILATELMRYITGKGWVIKMPEGVPPTVSRAFSALIPGAITIYAFGIIRLIFAYTSFGTIHNFIYTILQLPLVSLGDSLGAVLIANFFIGLFWMFGIAGADVVQSIMTPIWLALSADNLAAFGKGEALPHIITQQFNSIYLWLGGGGATLGLCLALLLVCKSQQCKKIGRLAILPGLFNINEPIIFGLPVVLNPIMVIPFICTPLILAVLTYFTMAVGLVPYPNGVVIPWTTPPIIGGFLISGIRGAILQIVEVAVSFLIYLPFIKAQDKEYCEQEKLYESKGDDSAAG; encoded by the coding sequence ATGAGTAAAAAAGAAAATGTTCTGGAAGAAAAGATCATGCCGGTAGCGGATAAGATTGCCAACAACCGCTACCTGATCGCGATTCGTGACGGATTTATGCTGGCAATGCCCCTGCTGATCATCGGGGCGATGTCCCTGCTGATCGAGGAATTTCCGATCACGGGATACGGGGATTTTATGGCCGGAATTTTCGGCAAGCAGTGGGGGGACTTTTTCCTGGTTCCCTATCATGCGTCCATGGCGATTATGACGATCTTTGTGATCGTCGGTATTTCCAACAGCCTGGCAAAGCACTATCAGCAGGACGGCCTCAGCTGCGCGGTTATCTCGCTTGTCTCTTTCTTTGTGCTGACTCCGTTCGTAGTTAGCTTTACGCCCGAGGGGTCACAGACCGCCTATGAGGTCGGCAGCGTGATTCCGATGGAGTGGATTGGCTCGAAGGGTCTGTTCGTGGGCATGCTTTCGGCGATACTCGCCACGGAGCTTATGCGGTACATAACGGGCAAGGGATGGGTCATTAAAATGCCGGAAGGGGTTCCCCCGACTGTTTCAAGAGCCTTTTCAGCGCTGATTCCCGGCGCGATTACCATTTATGCCTTTGGAATCATCCGGCTGATTTTCGCATATACATCCTTCGGCACCATCCATAACTTTATCTATACGATTTTACAGCTTCCGCTGGTTTCCCTGGGCGACAGCCTCGGCGCCGTATTAATTGCAAACTTTTTTATCGGGCTGTTCTGGATGTTCGGCATCGCCGGCGCGGACGTCGTGCAATCGATCATGACCCCGATCTGGCTGGCCCTGTCGGCGGATAACCTCGCGGCGTTTGGAAAAGGGGAGGCTTTGCCCCACATTATTACCCAGCAGTTCAATTCCATTTATCTGTGGCTGGGCGGCGGCGGGGCCACCCTGGGACTGTGCCTTGCCCTTTTGCTGGTCTGCAAATCCCAGCAATGCAAAAAAATCGGCAGGCTTGCGATTCTTCCGGGACTTTTCAACATCAACGAACCGATCATATTCGGGCTTCCCGTGGTCCTCAACCCCATTATGGTGATTCCTTTTATCTGCACTCCGCTGATATTGGCGGTATTGACCTACTTTACCATGGCGGTCGGGCTGGTTCCGTATCCCAACGGCGTGGTCATTCCATGGACTACCCCGCCGATCATCGGGGGATTCCTTATTTCCGGAATCAGGGGGGCAATCCTTCAGATTGTTGAAGTAGCGGTCTCATTCCTCATTTATCTGCCGTTTATCAAAGCGCAGGACAAGGAATACTGTGAGCAGGAAAAATTATATGAGAGCAAGGGCGACGATTCGGCTGCCGGATAA
- a CDS encoding DUF871 domain-containing protein gives MRTIGFSVYPAHARLEENLAYIDKANRYGFKRVFTCLLSVEGDKEKIIDEFKKTIARANQYGMKVIADINPSVFQYLEVDYNDLRIFKDMGLYGIRLDNGFTGYEESVMSYNDFGLKIELNMSAGTKYIDNIFSYQPNADNLLGCHNFYPHRYSGLGYRHFMNCNEQFKSFRIRTAAFVSSQSASFGPWPVNEGLCTLEEHRSFPIQAQAKHLFSTDLIDDVIIANAFASDEELEAVGRVDPYQLTLKIRPADGISDLERDIIFNKPHFNRGDISEYMIRSSKSRAKDGSGFKPHNTRDIRRGDITIDNMLYKNYTGELQIALRDMKNSGSTNVVGRIDEEELFLIDCIKPWQKFAFTE, from the coding sequence ATGAGAACGATCGGATTTTCGGTCTATCCGGCCCACGCAAGGCTGGAAGAAAATTTAGCTTATATTGACAAGGCGAACCGGTATGGATTTAAAAGGGTATTCACCTGCCTGCTCTCCGTAGAAGGGGATAAGGAAAAAATCATTGACGAGTTCAAAAAAACAATTGCCCGCGCAAATCAGTACGGAATGAAGGTCATTGCGGACATCAACCCCTCCGTTTTTCAGTACCTTGAAGTGGATTATAACGATCTGCGGATTTTTAAAGACATGGGGCTTTATGGAATCCGCCTGGACAACGGATTTACGGGTTATGAGGAATCGGTGATGTCCTATAATGATTTTGGATTGAAAATTGAACTGAATATGAGCGCGGGGACGAAATATATCGACAATATCTTCAGCTATCAACCGAACGCCGATAATCTTTTAGGCTGCCATAATTTCTATCCTCACAGGTATTCCGGGCTTGGATACCGGCATTTTATGAACTGCAACGAGCAGTTTAAGAGCTTCCGTATCCGCACTGCGGCGTTTGTTTCCTCACAGAGCGCAAGCTTTGGCCCGTGGCCTGTAAACGAGGGCCTGTGCACGCTGGAGGAACACAGAAGCTTTCCCATCCAGGCGCAGGCAAAGCATCTGTTTTCCACCGATTTGATCGACGACGTCATCATAGCCAATGCCTTTGCGTCCGACGAAGAGCTGGAAGCCGTTGGCCGGGTCGACCCCTATCAGCTGACTTTGAAAATTCGGCCTGCGGACGGGATCTCCGACCTTGAAAGGGATATCATTTTTAACAAGCCTCATTTTAACAGGGGCGACATATCGGAATATATGATCCGGTCAAGCAAAAGCAGGGCAAAGGACGGAAGCGGGTTCAAGCCCCATAACACAAGGGACATCCGGCGGGGCGACATCACCATCGATAATATGCTCTATAAAAACTATACCGGGGAATTGCAGATTGCCCTCAGAGATATGAAAAACTCCGGAAGTACCAATGTCGTCGGGCGGATAGACGAGGAAGAGCTGTTTTTAATCGACTGCATAAAGCCCTGGCAGAAATTTGCCTTTACCGAATAA